Proteins encoded within one genomic window of Leptolyngbya sp. FACHB-261:
- a CDS encoding pyridoxamine 5'-phosphate oxidase family protein — MSTELDRQEQIEHLHDIVKCIDFCMLVTVDGNGSVHSCRMCISRQVQFDGDLYFFIHASSDKLAEIEDNHEVTISFPASTQQHYVSVSGAAQLFQDRRQLQDFWQPDHKAWFPAELDEPNLALLKLSVEKAEYRDVPTGQIAGLIELLAVISDEDPYDLIEDEDLSS, encoded by the coding sequence ATGAGCACTGAGCTAGACCGTCAAGAACAAATCGAGCACCTTCACGACATCGTGAAATGCATCGACTTCTGCATGTTAGTCACAGTTGATGGCAACGGCAGCGTCCACAGTTGCCGCATGTGCATCAGCAGGCAAGTCCAGTTCGACGGCGACCTCTACTTCTTCATCCATGCCAGCTCAGACAAACTGGCAGAAATCGAAGACAACCATGAAGTCACCATTAGCTTCCCCGCCTCAACCCAACAGCACTACGTCTCAGTCTCAGGCGCGGCCCAACTCTTCCAGGATCGTCGCCAACTCCAAGACTTTTGGCAACCAGACCACAAGGCCTGGTTTCCCGCAGAATTAGACGAACCCAACCTCGCCTTACTTAAACTCAGCGTAGAAAAAGCAGAATACCGAGATGTCCCAACCGGGCAGATTGCTGGCCTCATCGAACTACTCGCAGTCATATCTGACGAGGATCCCTATGACCTGATTGAGGACGAAGATCTATCCTCATAA